The nucleotide window AAGATTCCCCAGATGACTACCCGCCGCCCGTACTCCATCACCTTTCCGCCGGACCAGTGGGACCCTAGGGCCGCCATGATGGCAGCGGGCAAACTGACGAGGCCCGCCTCCAACGCAGTGCGCCCCAACCCGTTCTGGACATAGAGCGCAACGAGAACCCAGACACTGGTCATGCCGAGCATGTAGAGCCCGGAAATGATGGTGCCGTTGGTGAAGCCTGCGCTCCGGAACAAGTCCAGATCCACCATCGGACTGCGGCCGCGAAGTTTGTAACGGTGCTCCCACCACGCCCACAGGGCCAGAACAGCCAGGCCAGCGGGGAGCATGGCCCAGGTCCAGGCGGAGCCGCGCGACTCGACGAAGGGTAACAACACCATAAGGACGGCCAGACCCAGAAGGAACGCCCCGACAGGGTCCAGGTCCCGTGGTTGATAGCCGGGGTGCCGTGTTTTGGCAAACGGCAACCATGACGGGCCCAGCGGGATGGACTCCGGATCGGCGACCTCCACGGGTGCGGCACGTGCCGGAGGTGAGCCGTTAAGCATGGGCTTCGGGAACCAGAGGAAGGCCAGGACCAAGGCCAGAACACCCACGGGAACGTTGACCAGGAACGTCCAGCGCCAACCGTTCTCCACGCCGAATATCTGGACCAGCAAACCGCCCAGCAACGGCCCGATAGCAACCGAAACACCAATGGCCGTGCCCATCAGGCCGAAAGCACGGGCCCGCTCGCCATCCCGGAAGTACTGCTGGATCATTCCGATTGCCTGCGGGTTAAGCAGGCCGGAGCCTATGCCCTGGATGAACCGGGCAATGTTCAGGGTGAAAGCATCGGGGGCCAGGCCTGCGGCGATCGACGAGAGGGTAAAGATCACCAATCCGGCTATGAAAATCGGGCCCCGGCCGAAGATATCCCCGGCGCGCCCGGCGGCCACCAGCACGATACCGAAGGTCAGCGCATATCCGGAGAGCACCCACTGGATATCGGATTGGCTGGCACCCAGCCCGGTCTGGATCGAGGGCAGCACGACGTTGACGATGCTGACGCCCACGAGCGCCATGAAGACGGTGACCAGCAGGACCCCGAGAATGCGCCAACGGCCAGGATCCGGAACATAGTCCGGATCCTGGGTCGGATTCAGCGGTGCGGTCACCCTCCATTCATACGCCCGCACCTGTCGGGGTCAAAACTTCGGCGGTTATGTCGGCAAGGCTGCGCACCGGTCTACCATTGGAGCTTCTGCCGAGCTATAGTTGAGCGTTTCCCTTCGGCGCCGGAGCCAGGTTGCCGCCAGCATCCCGGTTACGATCTCCCAACTGATCAGCACCAGCATTCCGCCCGATCCTGCGCCGCCTGCCGTAGCGGCGGGAGCCAAGGCCGCGGCTGCGGCATGATGACTGTGGCTTACCCCGCCGTTCGGCGCCAGCAGGAGCACGGCGTGGAACGCCGCCATCGACAGGGCTGCAAGCATCAGCATCTTGGCCGGTCCCACGCCGGCCGCGCGCCAGAGGACGAGGGCGCAGGGCAGGCAGGCTACAGCCATCGCCAGCATCACTCCGGCCTGCCACCAGCTGTCCCGGTGCGTCCAGGCCATCCAAAAGTGGGCCGCGATCGCGACGAAGGCGGCGAGGGAACAAAGACGGGCGTGCCATCCGTTCACAGCCACCGCCTTCGGCCTCATCAGCTGCAACATCATGACCCGCTACCGGTGGCAGTGCCCGCCGGAGGGCTTGCTCGGCGGCACGTCCAGGACGGGACTGCGGTCGAAGAAACCGTCGGGGCGGAGCTTGAAGCCCGCCGTATCGACCGGCATGATCGGCCAGTCCTCAACCCGGGGGTAGTGCGTCAGTCCGAAAGTATGCCACACGACAATGTCCTCGCCGTCGATATTCCGGTCCTGGGCAACATAGGCCGGCAGGCCTGCCCCGCCCGCATGCTGGTTGACGAAGTCTCCGGTAGGGTACCGCTCGGCCTCGTCATAACGCGTAACCCAAAGGTCCTTGGTGGCGAAAGCCGCGCGCCTGGCTACCGACGAACCTGGATCCGCCAGCAGGCTCGGCTGGCCCTCCGGGTACAGCTTGTACGCCACCGGCTCGCCGAGCCGGTTCAGCGATTCGGGATTGGAAATGTGCCAGGTACGCCCCGCCGCCATGTTCGTTTCCCTCGCCGCCTCCGACTCCCTGGCCAGCAACGTACGACGCCGGGTGAAGGCATTGCCGCGTTCGTTGCCTTCGCCGGTGGGTACCCTTACCGCTTCTTCTTCCTCTACCCGGTTAGTAAAACCGTCCAGAGCCATGTCCAGCCGTGCGCTGAAGAGGTGCTGGTGGTAAGGCGCACCGAGTCCTGGCGCCATCTCCGACGCGTATTCGTACCCCTTGCCTGGGTACGCACTGGTGAACACAATGCCGGTGGCCTTGGCCTCGAACTCGATGGTTCCATCCAGGTACAAGTACCAGTAGAAGCCGTAGTCGTAGTTGCCGATGGTGGTGAAGAAGGAGATTACCATGCGGCGGTTGCGGCGGGTGTAGTTGATACCCGTCCACAGGTCGGAGTGCTTGGCGAGAATGCCTGAGTCCTCTTCATGCATGCAGATGCCGTTGCGGATCTCGCGTGGGTTGCCGAAGCCATCGGCGATGACCGGCGAGAGGTAGGTGATGTCGCCCAGGCAGTCGCAGCCCAGTTCCAAGGAGTTGGCGTACTGACCTACCTGGTATTCGCCTGTGTCGAAATAGTTCTGCCAGGAGCGCACAGGCGACGGATCACCGTAAGGAACGACCATCTCGGCAATGGAAGCGCGCTTAATGATGGAGCGGTGGCGTTCTCCGTCCCGGAACGCGATATTGTGCAGCACCACGCCTTCACGGGCGTCGAAACCGACGTCGAAGCTCCACTTTTCCCATTCGATGTGGTTGCCACCGGTCACGGTGAAGCTCGGCCCCTCCGGCTGGGTAATCTCGATCGGCTTCTGGGTGGTACGCAGTTCCCCGGTCAGCTCCGGGTCCGTGTAGTTGCCGTGCTCGGCGGGGACCGGCACCGCGCCGAAATCCAGCACTTGGTCCACGCTCTTATCGACTACGTCGACGTAGGCCACCAGACCATCGATCGGGTGGGCCCAGGCGCTGTCCTCCGGGAACTCCTGGTAGAAGGCCAGCCCACGCAGGATCCGGCGGCCCTTCTCCTCCGGATACTCGAACACCCCCGCGGATAGCGGGGCAACGCGCACTTTGTCGACGTCGAGCCCCCGCTCCGCGAGCGCTTTCTTCCAGCGTTCGTCTTGAGCAAGAATCTGCTCAACAACTTCGAATTCTTCCTCCAGCACGGGTAGTTCACCGGTGAGCGAAGTATCCAGTTCAGCCACGGACAGCACCCGGCCCTCAGTGACCGAGACTGTGACATCCCGGGGCGCCGCACCCGAGACATCATGCAGAAAGGCGCGAAACGTCCGGTCTTCCGCGCCCTGCGGCCCACGTGAAGGATCACTCAGTCCGAGGTAGGCGAATCTCGTCGCGTCGCCTACCAGACCCTGGTCGGCAAGGATTTCGCGGACCCGGATGATTTCATCGGCCGTAGCCAAAGCATAGGCAGTGTTGGTGACTCCCGGTGTGGTGGTCATGGCTACCCTTTCAAATAGGATTTTCCTGGCCGTACCGATGCCCTCATTACAAGCCTCGGCTACGAACTTGTTTTTCTATATCTGTAGAGAATAACGGTCAGTAAGATGCATCACAAGGGATGAGACCCAAAAATTTCCGAGGGAGCAAGAAGTGCCGAAGATCGTCGACCACGACCAACGCAGGCTGGAACTGGTGAGCGCCACCTGGCGAATCATCGCCCGTCTTGGCATGGATGCCGCCACCATGCGTGAGATCGCAGCCGAAGCAGGCTTTGCCAATGGGGCACTCAAGCC belongs to Arthrobacter crystallopoietes and includes:
- a CDS encoding MFS transporter, with translation MTAPLNPTQDPDYVPDPGRWRILGVLLVTVFMALVGVSIVNVVLPSIQTGLGASQSDIQWVLSGYALTFGIVLVAAGRAGDIFGRGPIFIAGLVIFTLSSIAAGLAPDAFTLNIARFIQGIGSGLLNPQAIGMIQQYFRDGERARAFGLMGTAIGVSVAIGPLLGGLLVQIFGVENGWRWTFLVNVPVGVLALVLAFLWFPKPMLNGSPPARAAPVEVADPESIPLGPSWLPFAKTRHPGYQPRDLDPVGAFLLGLAVLMVLLPFVESRGSAWTWAMLPAGLAVLALWAWWEHRYKLRGRSPMVDLDLFRSAGFTNGTIISGLYMLGMTSVWVLVALYVQNGLGRTALEAGLVSLPAAIMAALGSHWSGGKVMEYGRRVVIWGILCALFGLGSSVLVIHWQTAFGLNFWWLLFTLSFVGTAQGLVISPNQTLTLADVPLDYAGSAGGVQQTGQRIGTSVGIAMMMAIAFATLAHTDWQTAITAGFGAIACVVLVALGVAVKDHRRRLVEVAGTA
- a CDS encoding primary-amine oxidase; translation: MTTTPGVTNTAYALATADEIIRVREILADQGLVGDATRFAYLGLSDPSRGPQGAEDRTFRAFLHDVSGAAPRDVTVSVTEGRVLSVAELDTSLTGELPVLEEEFEVVEQILAQDERWKKALAERGLDVDKVRVAPLSAGVFEYPEEKGRRILRGLAFYQEFPEDSAWAHPIDGLVAYVDVVDKSVDQVLDFGAVPVPAEHGNYTDPELTGELRTTQKPIEITQPEGPSFTVTGGNHIEWEKWSFDVGFDAREGVVLHNIAFRDGERHRSIIKRASIAEMVVPYGDPSPVRSWQNYFDTGEYQVGQYANSLELGCDCLGDITYLSPVIADGFGNPREIRNGICMHEEDSGILAKHSDLWTGINYTRRNRRMVISFFTTIGNYDYGFYWYLYLDGTIEFEAKATGIVFTSAYPGKGYEYASEMAPGLGAPYHQHLFSARLDMALDGFTNRVEEEEAVRVPTGEGNERGNAFTRRRTLLARESEAARETNMAAGRTWHISNPESLNRLGEPVAYKLYPEGQPSLLADPGSSVARRAAFATKDLWVTRYDEAERYPTGDFVNQHAGGAGLPAYVAQDRNIDGEDIVVWHTFGLTHYPRVEDWPIMPVDTAGFKLRPDGFFDRSPVLDVPPSKPSGGHCHR